GCGGTTCAGGATCGAGCGCCGCGATTTGGAGCGAGACCGGTCGAGCAGCTCGCCAAGGTCGGGAAAGCCGTTGGCAACCAGCATGTCGGAGCGGTGGAGCTGCGCCAGAAAGGTGATGATTTCGTCCTGCGTCGGCAGGTCGCTGCCTGCACGTCGTCCGACGTCCTCCCAGAGCTCGTTGACCGTACGGGTGCCGTCCAGACCGTTCAGGAAGTCATAGCCGGCCGGGCTGACACGAAAGAAATTCCCGGACTGATCGTCCTGCAGGACATGCCAGACCCGCCCACGTACCACATGCCGGTGCGCGGTGACATGACGCCTCAGCCTGGGCCTGAGATTTTTGATCCTGTGCCAGTTTTCGCTGAAGTAGGAACCAGCCACCGTCTATCTCACCGCAACCATGTCCAGATGATCATACGCGCCCAGTTCCGGAACGAACGAGTCCAGATCCACAGGAGCGACTTTTCGCCGCCGTTAATTTTTGCCACACCCCGCATTCCTGGGCTGAGGTCGTCGGCGTCCTCCTCTATCGACGCCTCGACGCGGAAGACCGTTCGTCCATCCTTCGGTCGCGCAACCGGAATGAGCTTGGTGACCTCGAACGGAAACAGCTCTCCCGGCAGGGATGTGGATAGGAAACGGCCCTTCATTCCCGGCCTGACCTCATCGATCTGGCTCTCGTCGACCTCGAGCGTGAGCCTGAAGGCATCCAGGGGGGCGATCTCCAGCAGGACCTCGCCGCGCTGAACGGCCCCCCGATCGACTGACTCAAGTCTCCGGACGCCACGACACCGTCGATTGGCGCTTGGAGCTTCGCCCGTTCGATCCTGGCGTTGACCTGCTTGAGTCGCACTTCCGCCTGCTGAACTCGGGCCTTGAAAACGTTGAGCTCCCTCAGGTTCCTCTCACTCAAGGCCCTTCCGTATTCGAGCGCGCGCGCCTGTCGTTCCGATTCCCAGTTGAGCGCTTCCAGGGCCATGTCCCGGTCGTCCAGGGCAACAACGAGATCCCCTGCTCGCACCGTATCACCGGCGCGCCTCGGTGCTTCCATGATGAACCCGTCGTAGGGGGCGACGATCGCTCGTCTGGTCTTTGCCTCTATGGAAGCGTCGGCGTTTATCTGGTAGTCCGCCGGAACCAGTGCGAGAGCAAGCGCCGACGCCGCGAGCGCCAGGACAACCAGTTTGGTCCGCCCATAGCGCCTGCCCAACACCAGCCACGGCAACGCAGCTAGTGCACGCAGGTTCTTGTTCAGGAGATTGCGACTCTCTTCCCGCCTCAGAACGAGCAAAGGACCGGCGAATGCCGCGATTGCCCCCATCATGTCAATGTCGTGCTGCGAGGGCAGCCTGTCGCTCGCACTTTCCAGGAGCAGCGCCCCCAGGATTTCGCCATCGTCGACAAGCGGAAGAGTGAGTATTCCCGTCCCGTCCTGTTCCTGCGAAAGCCTTTCGTGGCATCGCCGGATCACGCCGCTATCCTTGTCCCGGGCGGGAAACAGAATGGCCCGTTCCTGGTCGATTGCCTCGTCCATCGCCTGCTCCGTCAGGCGGACGAGGTTCATCCGGCGGCCGAAACTCGCGCTGTTTGAGATTGTCGAGACGACGGTCGACTTTCTTTTCCGGAAACCCAGGCTGGCGCGCTCCAGGCCGAACCGGGAACACAGTCGGATGACAAACGCATGGGAGGCAGCCTGAAAATCGGTCGGCCCCAACAAGTCTGCGAGGATTTCCAGAACCTCAATAGTGGGGCCAGTACCGGTGGTGCCGGACTGCTGCAGTACGTCCCGGATCCAGGCGAGGGACCACTGGATCGACCGCATCGCGGCATTGATGTCGACTGGGTCCCTGGAGGAAATCGAAAACGCCGCCGCTCCCGGCACTGTGTCGCCGAGTATGATGGGGTAGGCAAGATGGGAATGGCCTGCGCCGGCCTCCAGCCCCGGTTCTTCGTCCTCAGCGAACGAGACAAGTCCTCTGCGCTCCTCGATCGCTTCGCGCGCAAGCTTTTCCAGATCGGCCTGACCCGGCTCCGTGACTGGCCAGGCCGCGGTCAGGCGATGATCGCCGTCCCCGATCCGGTCCACAAG
This sequence is a window from Roseibium salinum. Protein-coding genes within it:
- a CDS encoding GAF domain-containing protein; the encoded protein is MNIAQDVKEAASAPQDDWGRLVTAIEFAQARAPWLATAGMMVPRADAAVLVDRIGDGDHRLTAAWPVTEPGQADLEKLAREAIEERRGLVSFAEDEEPGLEAGAGHSHLAYPIILGDTVPGAAAFSISSRDPVDINAAMRSIQWSLAWIRDVLQQSGTTGTGPTIEVLEILADLLGPTDFQAASHAFVIRLCSRFGLERASLGFRKRKSTVVSTISNSASFGRRMNLVRLTEQAMDEAIDQERAILFPARDKDSGVIRRCHERLSQEQDGTGILTLPLVDDGEILGALLLESASDRLPSQHDIDMMGAIAAFAGPLLVLRREESRNLLNKNLRALAALPWLVLGRRYGRTKLVVLALAASALALALVPADYQINADASIEAKTRRAIVAPYDGFIMEAPRRAGDTVRAGDLVVALDDRDMALEALNWESERQARALEYGRALSERNLRELNVFKARVQQAEVRLKQVNARIERAKLQAPIDGVVASGDLSQSIGGPFSAARSCWRSPPWMPSGSRSRSTRARSMRSGRE